The following proteins are co-located in the Desulfobulbaceae bacterium genome:
- a CDS encoding diaminopimelate decarboxylase translates to MSNWWEREDLAIQDGSLMFAGHVVNNLAGQFNTPTFFYNANRVTDNIKRLHSALNQTGLRNRYRLKYAMKANRFAPLLTHLKKTGLVGIDACSPNEVEHAIGCGFRADEISFTATSLSDSDLARLSKIKGLSMNCDSISTIRRWGELGSDRKIGIRINPAMGIGRAQNDKLQYSGTNTTKFGIYREQFSEAVSIAHHHGLTIDTIHFHTGCGYLTPQLETWDAIIKNCLWFVDQLNTVNTVNVGGGLGVPHIATDAPLDLTHWARILAEHFAHRSLAVEIEPGDYLVKDAGILLLTINTVEKKQETVFVGVDAGFNLAVEPAVYGLPFHPVPALTQPGEQAPVTIVGNINEALDVWYADIKMPPLSAGQCLALINAGAYSSSMSSNHCMRGEFKEFLLL, encoded by the coding sequence ATGAGTAATTGGTGGGAGCGGGAAGATCTTGCCATTCAAGACGGATCATTGATGTTCGCTGGCCATGTTGTTAACAACCTCGCTGGCCAATTCAACACACCCACTTTTTTTTATAACGCCAATAGAGTAACCGACAATATCAAAAGGCTGCATTCGGCACTCAACCAGACCGGTCTCAGGAACAGATATCGTCTGAAATATGCCATGAAAGCCAATCGATTTGCCCCACTGCTGACCCATTTGAAGAAGACGGGATTAGTTGGGATCGATGCCTGTTCGCCAAATGAGGTTGAACATGCAATTGGTTGCGGTTTTCGTGCCGATGAAATCTCCTTTACCGCTACCAGCTTGTCGGATAGCGACCTGGCCCGACTCTCGAAAATAAAAGGCCTGTCCATGAATTGCGACTCCATTAGCACTATCCGCCGCTGGGGTGAGCTTGGATCAGACCGAAAAATTGGCATCCGCATTAATCCTGCCATGGGCATCGGTCGTGCTCAGAACGATAAACTTCAGTATAGCGGAACCAACACCACCAAGTTCGGAATTTACCGCGAGCAATTCAGCGAGGCTGTATCGATTGCGCACCACCATGGTCTCACAATCGACACAATCCACTTCCATACTGGCTGCGGCTACCTGACTCCCCAATTGGAGACCTGGGACGCCATTATAAAAAACTGTCTCTGGTTCGTTGATCAACTTAATACCGTAAACACGGTCAACGTTGGTGGGGGGCTTGGCGTTCCGCATATCGCTACCGATGCCCCGCTGGATCTTACCCACTGGGCACGAATCCTGGCAGAGCATTTTGCCCACCGATCACTCGCCGTCGAAATTGAACCTGGCGACTACCTGGTCAAGGATGCCGGCATTTTGTTGCTGACAATCAATACCGTAGAGAAAAAACAGGAGACTGTTTTTGTGGGTGTGGATGCCGGCTTCAACCTTGCGGTAGAGCCTGCTGTCTATGGCCTTCCCTTTCATCCGGTTCCAGCCCTCACGCAACCGGGGGAACAAGCACCTGTAACTATTGTCGGTAATATCAACGAGGCCCTGGATGTCTGGTATGCCGACATCAAGATGCCGCCGCTCTCTGCCGGCCAGTGCCTGGCGCTTATTAACGCCGGGGCCTATTCCTCTTCAATGTCTTCCAACCATTGCATGCGCGGAGAGTTCAAAGAGTTTCTGCTATTGTAA
- a CDS encoding SIMPL domain-containing protein (The SIMPL domain is named for its presence in mouse protein SIMPL (signalling molecule that associates with mouse pelle-like kinase). Bacterial member BP26, from Brucella, was shown to assemble into a channel-like structure, while YggE from E. coli has been associated with resistance to oxidative stress.): MVLSTLKLAIIFGCFFQLALFPYTVLGDDTVISAPQLTVRGEALLQVPADQLRLAIGVVSTALEADEVVRINSRIMAEVERALQRAGLSGAEYQTGRFQVRSNWSSRPKIAGDDWQTEIDGFTATNIFQVTTGQFSLAGKIIGMAAEAGANDIRAIQFGLADPRTHREAAIRQATENALADAQVLADAAKVRLVRVLSLLLDDAGARPQIMQAEGYGMLSSRAMPDAQPIIAPGEVEVRANMTLVYEIAPKN; the protein is encoded by the coding sequence TTGGTTCTAAGCACCTTGAAGTTGGCGATTATTTTCGGATGTTTTTTTCAGCTTGCCCTCTTTCCATACACTGTTTTGGGGGATGATACTGTCATTTCAGCACCCCAATTAACTGTGCGCGGCGAGGCGCTGCTTCAGGTGCCGGCCGACCAATTGCGCCTGGCCATTGGAGTGGTGAGCACAGCCCTGGAGGCGGACGAGGTCGTAAGAATAAACAGTCGGATTATGGCCGAGGTGGAGCGGGCGCTGCAGCGGGCCGGGTTGTCTGGGGCGGAATATCAGACTGGCCGGTTTCAGGTAAGGTCCAATTGGTCGTCCCGTCCTAAAATAGCTGGTGATGACTGGCAAACGGAGATAGACGGATTTACCGCCACGAATATTTTTCAGGTCACGACCGGGCAGTTTTCGCTGGCCGGGAAAATCATCGGGATGGCTGCCGAGGCCGGTGCCAACGACATTAGAGCCATCCAGTTCGGACTGGCGGACCCTCGCACTCACCGGGAGGCGGCGATTCGGCAGGCCACGGAAAATGCACTGGCCGATGCCCAGGTGCTTGCTGATGCCGCTAAGGTTCGCTTGGTTCGCGTGTTGTCCTTGCTTCTTGATGACGCTGGCGCTCGCCCGCAAATAATGCAGGCCGAAGGCTACGGAATGCTATCGAGTCGGGCCATGCCGGATGCACAGCCGATCATTGCCCCCGGCGAGGTTGAGGTTCGGGCGAACATGACGCTGGTCTATGAAATCGCTCCGAAAAACTAA
- a CDS encoding glycogen/starch/alpha-glucan phosphorylase, with protein MPKKTTHPIKPVQDEFAIEYHVIKSNQKKQKEIDRLGGVSRQLHKINTPTEAQLSEMIEIVNTKDSYVVDSGTDKGLEISGEKVRADLCRHFSVEPGISKEYSQAILRKLSKKDVVLLRELQQNNLALKADFDRAVIAADKDLIYELGYKKAEATLQFMHFLIRKKIPVIMEVTSEIAVKNDIKTYSGGLGVLAGDKHKEYADQEVPEVTVAIGSENGYGAQKINFISVAQYALPDEWSIRRHPEIFMLSNRNMALLGDTRKWKKNEIDAPFEIVVPASQEKQHYFGEIKANIMVYGHVGKTGWINPILYFNTTRVSKSYQGKNVTEQLYPDGDLKLASQYSLACISEYFMNIFKVPLVNLNEGHAALLPVILMRKKLENAGVNVRDESKINEIVKRNFKKIEKALNEVRSITSFVTHTIDSSAFDTYEEEAHVRRVLNQTDLNVIFMLNNPFLKNKPGFQNFRGFRCLRVVQGMHGEYEMHGISMADLAAFMASSINSVAEIHYNITSEDVFPEEKFKLSNVTNAIHSDTWWGPASEVQRIMESVVGNSAEDYMNGFKFLQLKGHKIFRDLIASYQLAAKAEIIPYINELILENGFRSSNLIRVSSDDDVANVLTAVFARRAKGYKQNALMVSNSVVQEFVKIAETLKETNKRIVIVMAGKAHARDMEARGFVDKILHRSKVIAELTDHKVMIVYKQNYDMADGEKFSKFDLSIANPVVGWEASGTSPMKGPLRLIMHTYDGFFAEYKHLANEYFGISDPSFGFGPTEKQKHYFGGGTEQIYADALKDKMSEAVDVFYNNKDLWLDKQIEQYAMFTMGFQMQRFLDNYLTLWKDKVPNFKKFYEMIH; from the coding sequence ATGCCAAAGAAAACTACTCACCCAATTAAACCGGTACAAGATGAATTTGCCATCGAGTATCACGTTATAAAGTCTAACCAGAAAAAACAAAAGGAAATTGATCGGCTCGGAGGTGTATCACGACAATTGCATAAGATTAATACACCTACAGAAGCGCAACTTTCCGAAATGATTGAAATTGTTAACACCAAGGATAGTTATGTTGTTGACTCTGGTACTGATAAAGGGCTGGAAATATCTGGTGAGAAAGTTCGAGCTGATCTCTGTCGACATTTTTCGGTTGAGCCGGGTATCTCAAAAGAGTACAGCCAGGCTATTTTACGAAAGCTATCAAAAAAAGATGTTGTTCTGTTACGGGAATTACAACAGAACAACTTGGCGTTGAAGGCTGATTTTGATCGTGCCGTCATAGCCGCTGATAAAGATTTGATTTACGAACTGGGGTATAAAAAAGCAGAAGCCACGTTGCAATTCATGCATTTTTTGATACGTAAAAAAATCCCTGTGATCATGGAAGTAACATCCGAAATTGCCGTGAAAAACGATATCAAAACGTATAGCGGCGGCCTCGGGGTCTTGGCTGGTGATAAACATAAAGAGTATGCTGATCAGGAGGTGCCTGAGGTTACGGTGGCGATTGGTTCTGAAAATGGTTATGGCGCTCAGAAGATCAACTTTATCAGTGTTGCTCAGTATGCGCTTCCTGACGAGTGGAGCATTCGAAGGCACCCGGAAATATTTATGTTAAGTAATCGTAATATGGCTCTTTTGGGCGACACCAGGAAGTGGAAAAAAAATGAGATCGATGCGCCATTTGAGATTGTTGTTCCTGCCAGTCAGGAGAAACAGCATTATTTTGGTGAAATCAAGGCCAACATTATGGTGTATGGCCATGTTGGTAAAACTGGTTGGATTAATCCTATCCTCTATTTTAACACAACAAGAGTTAGTAAATCGTATCAGGGAAAAAACGTCACAGAGCAGTTGTATCCCGATGGAGATTTGAAGCTGGCGTCCCAATACTCGTTAGCATGCATCTCTGAATATTTTATGAATATATTTAAGGTTCCACTGGTGAACTTAAATGAGGGACATGCCGCACTGCTTCCCGTCATATTGATGAGAAAAAAATTAGAGAACGCTGGGGTAAATGTGCGCGATGAATCAAAGATTAATGAGATTGTGAAACGAAATTTTAAAAAAATTGAAAAGGCACTCAATGAGGTTCGATCAATAACTAGTTTTGTCACTCATACTATTGATTCTTCAGCCTTTGATACCTACGAGGAAGAGGCTCATGTTCGACGGGTTTTAAATCAAACGGATTTAAATGTGATTTTCATGTTGAATAATCCGTTCCTTAAAAATAAACCCGGTTTTCAGAATTTTAGGGGGTTTCGGTGCCTGCGGGTTGTCCAGGGGATGCACGGCGAGTATGAAATGCATGGAATCTCAATGGCCGACTTAGCTGCCTTTATGGCCAGCTCGATCAACTCAGTCGCTGAAATTCATTACAATATTACTAGCGAAGATGTATTTCCGGAAGAAAAGTTTAAGCTGAGTAATGTAACTAACGCGATTCATTCGGATACGTGGTGGGGGCCGGCTTCTGAAGTCCAAAGAATAATGGAGTCTGTTGTTGGTAATAGTGCCGAAGATTACATGAATGGGTTTAAGTTTTTACAATTAAAAGGTCATAAAATATTTAGAGATTTAATCGCTTCGTATCAACTGGCAGCAAAGGCGGAAATTATCCCGTATATTAACGAGTTGATACTTGAAAACGGGTTCCGGTCGAGTAATTTAATTCGCGTATCAAGTGATGATGATGTCGCAAATGTTTTGACTGCTGTCTTTGCCAGACGGGCAAAGGGCTATAAACAAAATGCTTTGATGGTCTCGAACAGCGTTGTGCAGGAATTTGTGAAAATAGCTGAAACATTGAAGGAAACGAATAAACGCATAGTCATTGTTATGGCTGGTAAAGCACACGCGCGAGACATGGAAGCCCGGGGGTTTGTCGATAAGATTTTGCATAGATCAAAAGTTATTGCTGAGCTGACTGATCATAAAGTCATGATAGTCTATAAACAAAATTATGATATGGCCGATGGGGAGAAGTTTTCAAAGTTTGATCTGTCGATTGCCAATCCGGTGGTTGGGTGGGAAGCCTCGGGTACAAGTCCGATGAAAGGGCCATTGCGTTTAATAATGCACACCTATGATGGCTTTTTTGCGGAGTACAAACATCTGGCAAATGAATATTTTGGCATAAGTGATCCTTCGTTTGGTTTTGGGCCCACTGAAAAGCAGAAGCACTATTTTGGCGGTGGGACGGAACAAATTTATGCAGATGCATTAAAAGATAAAATGTCAGAAGCGGTTGATGTCTTTTATAACAATAAAGATTTGTGGCTCGATAAACAGATTGAGCAGTATGCAATGTTCACCATGGGCTTTCAAATGCAGCGGTTTTTGGATAATTATTTGACGCTGTGGAAGGATAAGGTTCCGAATTTCAAGAAATTTTATGAGATGATTCATTAA
- a CDS encoding dehydrogenase, with protein sequence MDLILSFKIPIEKDGITEYIKAASKQLHKNNGFALLKILSKSLDIRDQEQFFYKLSLVVRLPDSHNNWQAFPVYTDHLPPPKQIGCPPDKNPIVVGFGPAGMFAALELIDLGLKPIIFERGKKIAERSLDVQKFIKERELNPESNIQFGEGGAGSYSDGKLFSRRNNNSSYVDRVLKTFIKFGAPQEIAYISKPHLGTDVLCKIVRNIRQYILDRGGELHYSSKMTDILISNDKASGVIINNNLEYLSSNIFLALGHSARNTVKMLYEKGVTIEQRPIAVGVRIEHPVETINSMRYGRKYIKFPGLGAATYSLNYTNRTMRRGVYTFCMCPGGEIINASSSQGLLVLNGMSYSHRSSPFSNAGLVIGCRTDDYLSVNPLAGIEFQKDIERKSFKAGGQNWKVPAQNLMNFLDKKQPADLQTSSYKMGVVAADLNDLLPAFVCEQLTAAFKLWHKEVPSFISHEAILFGSETRTSSPVRITRNENYESVSTKNLYPIGEGSGYTGGITSSAADAIKAVETTMHISDRSV encoded by the coding sequence TTGGACTTAATACTCTCATTTAAAATTCCCATCGAAAAAGATGGAATCACTGAATACATAAAGGCCGCCTCAAAACAGCTCCATAAAAATAATGGTTTTGCTCTTCTAAAAATCCTCAGCAAATCTCTTGATATTCGTGACCAGGAACAGTTTTTCTACAAACTGTCACTGGTAGTTCGACTTCCTGATTCTCATAATAACTGGCAGGCTTTTCCGGTTTATACCGATCACTTACCGCCCCCTAAACAAATCGGTTGCCCACCAGACAAAAACCCTATAGTCGTCGGATTTGGCCCTGCCGGAATGTTCGCTGCTCTTGAACTTATCGACTTAGGCCTTAAGCCCATAATCTTTGAACGCGGCAAAAAAATTGCCGAGCGTTCCCTTGATGTTCAAAAATTCATAAAAGAAAGAGAGCTGAACCCTGAATCGAATATTCAATTTGGGGAAGGTGGAGCCGGTTCTTACTCCGACGGCAAACTGTTCTCCCGGCGCAACAATAACTCAAGTTATGTTGATAGGGTTCTCAAAACCTTTATTAAATTTGGAGCACCACAGGAGATTGCCTACATCAGTAAACCTCACCTTGGAACTGATGTTTTATGTAAAATTGTCCGTAATATAAGGCAGTATATTTTAGATCGTGGCGGTGAGTTACATTACAGTTCCAAAATGACGGATATCCTTATTTCTAACGACAAGGCATCAGGAGTTATAATCAATAATAACTTGGAGTATCTTTCTTCAAATATCTTTCTTGCCTTGGGACATTCTGCCAGAAATACTGTCAAAATGTTGTATGAAAAAGGTGTTACCATTGAACAGCGACCGATTGCAGTTGGTGTTCGCATTGAACATCCGGTTGAGACGATCAACTCCATGCGCTATGGCCGCAAATATATCAAGTTCCCCGGGCTTGGGGCTGCCACCTACTCCTTAAATTATACAAATCGGACTATGCGCCGTGGTGTCTATACATTCTGCATGTGTCCAGGTGGTGAGATAATCAACGCCTCCTCATCCCAAGGCCTTCTTGTTTTAAATGGAATGAGTTACTCCCACAGGTCGTCGCCATTCTCCAATGCAGGTCTGGTGATCGGTTGCCGGACAGATGATTATCTATCTGTTAATCCTTTAGCTGGAATCGAGTTTCAAAAAGATATTGAACGAAAATCGTTTAAAGCAGGAGGGCAAAACTGGAAAGTACCAGCTCAAAACTTAATGAACTTCCTGGACAAAAAGCAGCCTGCCGACCTGCAAACATCATCATATAAAATGGGCGTTGTAGCCGCAGACCTGAACGATTTACTCCCTGCCTTTGTCTGTGAACAACTGACAGCTGCTTTTAAACTATGGCACAAAGAGGTCCCGTCATTTATCTCACATGAAGCCATTTTGTTCGGCTCTGAGACCCGAACTTCCTCTCCAGTTCGAATTACACGTAACGAGAACTATGAATCCGTCTCAACCAAAAACCTCTATCCAATCGGCGAAGGCTCGGGGTACACTGGGGGCATAACAAGTTCCGCCGCAGACGCCATCAAAGCCGTTGAAACAACCATGCACATATCTGACAGATCAGTATAG
- a CDS encoding sigma 54-interacting transcriptional regulator: protein MKVDHSQNNISRRILNSITEGVFTVDSEMNINFFNKSAERITGIMHENAVGRKCFDVFRANICQAACALRQSLKTGQDVVELKVEILNSKGCKTPLIINTSVLKNDAGDIIGGVETFRDISAIEVLRKEVSRGYVFDDIISKNYKIQQILSTLPDIAESGSTVLIEGPSGTGKELFARSVHNLSKKRGKFVALNCAALPDTLLESELFGYKKGAFTGAKTDKKGRFALAENGTIFLDEIGDISPALQLRLLRVLQEKEYEPLGGTEPVRTTARVIAATNKNLKKLVSKDKFRDDLFFRLNVIKIVLPTLAQRKEDIPLLVDHFVNKYNHLKQKNIESVSPEVLNAFMSYAFPGNIRELENIIEFCFVLCHGRQIEMGHLSAEFLESIVEEVPELGDDEMVSPLANHEGKVILDMLQKYGGNREDTARYLGISTTTLWRKMKKYHIHFPVYRKKQSDLYT, encoded by the coding sequence ATGAAAGTGGATCATAGTCAAAACAATATCAGTAGACGAATTTTAAATTCAATTACAGAAGGTGTGTTCACTGTCGACAGCGAGATGAACATAAATTTCTTCAATAAGTCCGCTGAACGTATCACAGGCATAATGCATGAAAATGCCGTTGGACGAAAATGTTTTGATGTGTTCAGGGCGAACATCTGTCAGGCTGCGTGTGCTCTGAGGCAATCGTTAAAAACTGGACAGGATGTTGTCGAACTTAAGGTTGAGATATTAAACAGCAAAGGATGCAAAACGCCTCTCATTATAAACACCTCAGTTTTAAAAAATGATGCTGGTGATATAATAGGTGGGGTCGAAACGTTTAGGGATATTTCAGCCATCGAGGTTTTGCGTAAGGAGGTTTCCAGAGGTTATGTCTTTGATGACATAATCAGTAAAAATTATAAAATTCAACAGATACTATCGACACTCCCTGATATTGCAGAGAGTGGCAGCACTGTGCTTATTGAAGGGCCCAGCGGAACAGGGAAAGAGTTGTTTGCCCGCTCAGTCCATAACCTGAGTAAGAAAAGAGGCAAGTTCGTGGCGCTTAACTGTGCTGCTTTGCCGGATACCTTGTTGGAATCCGAACTGTTTGGCTATAAAAAGGGCGCTTTCACGGGTGCAAAAACTGATAAAAAGGGTCGATTCGCACTGGCTGAAAATGGAACCATCTTCCTTGATGAAATTGGTGATATCTCTCCTGCCCTGCAATTACGACTTTTGCGTGTATTGCAGGAAAAAGAGTATGAACCGTTAGGTGGTACTGAACCAGTCAGAACAACTGCCCGGGTAATTGCTGCCACCAATAAGAATTTAAAAAAGTTGGTTTCTAAGGATAAGTTTCGCGATGACCTTTTTTTCAGGCTTAATGTTATAAAAATTGTTCTGCCGACATTGGCCCAGCGCAAGGAAGACATCCCTTTGCTAGTTGATCACTTTGTTAACAAATACAACCATTTAAAGCAAAAAAATATTGAATCAGTGTCGCCTGAGGTTCTTAACGCCTTTATGTCCTATGCCTTTCCGGGCAATATCCGGGAGCTGGAAAATATTATCGAATTTTGTTTTGTGTTATGCCATGGGCGTCAAATTGAGATGGGGCATCTGTCGGCGGAGTTTCTTGAGTCAATAGTGGAAGAGGTTCCAGAGCTTGGAGATGATGAGATGGTTTCACCCCTTGCCAACCACGAGGGCAAGGTGATTCTTGATATGTTGCAGAAGTATGGCGGTAATCGTGAGGATACTGCCAGATATCTTGGGATTTCAACAACCACACTCTGGCGGAAAATGAAAAAATATCATATCCATTTTCCGGTCTATCGCAAGAAACAGAGTGATTTGTATACTTGA
- a CDS encoding nucleoside deaminase yields the protein MTTDEHYMQLAYAQAQLAARREEVPVGAVLVGGEGDVLAQDGNRSIELSDPTAHAEILVLRKAASQLANYRLLATTLYVTLEPCVMCSGALISARVTRLVYGAADPKAGAIVSRYRVGSDGMLNHNITVSAGLMAEECGRLLTEFFKARR from the coding sequence ATGACCACTGATGAACACTATATGCAGCTTGCCTATGCGCAGGCCCAACTGGCGGCTCGACGAGAAGAAGTACCCGTCGGGGCAGTTCTGGTCGGGGGAGAGGGAGACGTTCTTGCTCAAGATGGTAATCGCTCAATTGAACTGTCAGACCCAACTGCCCACGCTGAAATTCTTGTCCTGAGAAAAGCTGCCAGTCAGCTTGCCAATTATCGTCTGCTTGCCACTACTTTGTACGTTACTCTCGAACCCTGCGTGATGTGCAGTGGCGCATTAATCAGCGCCAGGGTAACTCGTCTGGTATATGGAGCCGCAGATCCTAAGGCTGGGGCAATCGTCAGTAGATATAGGGTTGGTTCTGATGGTATGCTTAATCATAATATAACTGTGAGCGCAGGTCTTATGGCTGAAGAGTGCGGACGACTGTTAACCGAATTTTTTAAGGCCCGGCGTTAA
- a CDS encoding HigA family addiction module antidote protein, which yields MTIHQHNPLHPGVFIKRVYLEPFSVGSNELARKLQVSPGLVSRLLNRKTDVSPTMALKLSKVLGRSPESWLLMQDNYDLWKARKEIDLSNYEGIAFAV from the coding sequence ATGACGATCCACCAACACAACCCTCTGCACCCAGGAGTTTTCATCAAAAGGGTATATTTAGAGCCTTTTAGTGTCGGTTCAAACGAGTTAGCCAGAAAACTCCAAGTAAGCCCTGGGTTAGTCAGCCGTTTACTCAATCGTAAAACAGATGTTTCCCCGACGATGGCCCTGAAACTATCAAAGGTTTTGGGCCGTTCACCTGAAAGTTGGTTGCTGATGCAAGACAACTACGATCTTTGGAAAGCACGAAAAGAGATTGACTTGAGCAACTATGAAGGTATCGCTTTTGCAGTTTGA
- a CDS encoding type II toxin-antitoxin system RelE/ParE family toxin: MIKSFKHKGLQRFFSTGSTSGINPKHAPRLEERLQALHTAITIDDMDLPGWRLHPLKGDLSGLWSVIVSGNWRVVFEFKDGHAYVVNYEDYH, encoded by the coding sequence ATGATTAAAAGTTTTAAGCATAAAGGGTTGCAACGGTTTTTCTCAACCGGAAGCACTTCAGGGATTAACCCTAAACATGCTCCAAGATTGGAAGAACGATTACAGGCTTTGCATACAGCTATAACCATTGATGATATGGATTTGCCAGGATGGAGACTACACCCACTTAAAGGTGACCTTTCTGGTTTATGGTCAGTCATTGTAAGCGGTAATTGGAGAGTTGTATTCGAATTTAAAGATGGTCATGCTTATGTGGTCAATTATGAGGACTATCATTGA
- a CDS encoding NAD(P)/FAD-dependent oxidoreductase has translation MNHEIVDVIIVGAGPAGLQAALHAARKKTSVIVLGKSANSAIYPAHVENYLGVDGVADGADLLAIGVGQAKRFGAQVKEEDVLGIEQSGALFVVKTDSNEYLGRTLILATGTSRKKLKVEGEKRLFGRGVSYCVDCDANFYRNAKVAVVGNGSAAVDGALTLLGYAAEVSLITKQLTVSAELEKKLLASDVRVKEGRWVEKIQGENEVESVLLDDDSVLLLDGVFVELGAKSAVELAVNLGVMLDMETMTHIATNKKQETNIAGIYSAGDIAGQPYQMAKAVGEGCVAGWEAANYANKQKREEMAD, from the coding sequence ATGAATCATGAAATAGTTGATGTGATAATTGTTGGCGCAGGCCCGGCGGGATTACAGGCAGCCTTGCACGCGGCACGTAAAAAAACCAGCGTTATTGTTCTTGGTAAAAGCGCTAATAGCGCTATCTACCCAGCACATGTTGAAAATTATTTAGGTGTGGATGGAGTAGCGGATGGTGCTGATTTGCTTGCTATTGGTGTGGGGCAAGCCAAGAGGTTTGGCGCTCAGGTTAAAGAAGAGGATGTCTTAGGCATAGAGCAGAGTGGGGCTTTGTTTGTCGTAAAAACCGATTCAAATGAATATCTGGGGCGAACCCTGATTCTTGCCACTGGAACATCACGAAAGAAACTTAAGGTTGAAGGCGAAAAAAGACTTTTTGGCCGTGGTGTAAGCTATTGTGTTGATTGTGATGCCAATTTTTATCGTAATGCAAAAGTTGCTGTTGTCGGTAATGGCAGTGCTGCTGTTGATGGAGCTCTAACTCTGTTGGGATATGCCGCAGAAGTGAGTCTTATTACCAAGCAGTTAACCGTCTCAGCGGAGTTAGAGAAAAAACTTCTAGCTAGCGATGTCAGAGTTAAAGAGGGTAGGTGGGTAGAAAAAATTCAGGGTGAAAACGAAGTGGAGTCGGTGCTGCTTGATGATGACAGCGTGCTGCTTCTTGACGGGGTTTTTGTTGAGCTGGGAGCCAAAAGTGCTGTTGAATTAGCAGTGAACCTCGGAGTTATGCTGGATATGGAGACTATGACCCATATTGCAACCAATAAGAAGCAGGAAACAAATATTGCCGGAATTTACTCCGCGGGTGATATCGCCGGACAACCCTATCAAATGGCTAAAGCTGTAGGGGAAGGGTGTGTGGCAGGGTGGGAAGCAGCCAATTACGCCAATAAACAAAAACGTGAGGAAATGGCCGATTAG